The region TGTCATTTTCAATAGCTTgccaatttattatttcatattttgccACAGGGTCAccatttttatcaaaataaaccTCTTCACCATCTTTGGTTTTGTAGTGCACCCTTTTCAGATTTTCTAGAAACTGACAGAACAAAAGTTTAAATTACAACATTTGGAAGATATTAACACTTGCTGCTTTGTAAAAATGTCTAACATGACTGCATGTATAGCATGGGCTGATTTTTATGGATTAGTGGTAACGCTTGTACCAGAGCTGTTAAGCTCTAACATCTGTGcttaaacagattttaaacttACAGTGAGAGGATCAGGCTGCTTCTTTGTAGGACATGTTTGCGTACAGCCAAGAAGGTTGTGTAAGGTATGGGCTACAGCATATACTGCTTTATACACATTAATGAAGATGGGCATCAAAGACAAGTCTGTGAAGGCGTTGTTTGTTTCAGACAGCTTCTCCTGTCCTGTGCATACTGTAGTATCTTTTGAGTCATTCTGCACTGTATATTTACAATTAAACAAAGTCTCCCAGAATTCAGTAAAAATGTCACTGCCTGCAGACTGTAGTGGAtttatatccagaatgaagtccTTCAGACCCGTCACTGTTGTTTTAGGTATAGCTAGCCCGATGGCTCCTTGCAGTATTTTGTGCTTGTCCAGTCTGGCTACGGTTGAATCAGAGATCCAAGATTCAGTTCCCACCCACTGATATCCAGTAATATTGTGCTCATAAAATACGTTCAGTAAAATCTCCAAGTCCCAATAAGTGACAAATGCTACAATCACTCGAGAAGTAGAGCTTTTGATCTgctggattattctcagcacttttTCTTGTGAGTAAGTTCTAAAAAATGGAAGTGAATATTCTAAACAAACGCCCAGCTGTTCTGCAGCTTCAGTGAATCCAGCCATCCCACTGTTACCATAGTCATCATCTCTTCTTATTGCGCCCACCCATGTCCAGCCAAACTGCTTGACCATCTCTGCCAGTGCTCTGCTCTGGTAATAATCACTGGGAACAGTGCGCAGAAATGATGGATATTTCTTTTTGTCACTGAGACACTCGCAGGTGGAATAATGACTAATCTGAAAACGGATATACAATAGGTACATCATGTGTTATGTTCAGTCATTTTTTATCAATATCTTAAGTAATTtcaaattttctattttttaacagttattatattttcatagtaataataatgacaaaaatgatcaaataaataCTTACTAAGGGAATGCTGAAAGGTCCGACACTCTTTGCGATAGCCATTGAAACTGATGACTGTGTCTCACCAATTATGGCTTGCACCTGTGCTGGCTTTGTGCAGGGCTCATCTAACGTTGAGTTCTCATTCCCATTAACAAGTGCCATAGCCATTCTAACACCCATAGCCGTAGAACTACATGTGTCATAGAGCCTGTAGCCCAGTGTTACACCAGGTAGTAAAGAGGAGCTGTTATTTATCTCTTCAATTGCAAAAATCAAGGACTGTGAAAACTGGAAAGTTCTGAAATCAAGACTGGATCaggggaaagaaaaacagatataCATGTCCATTTTACATGAAGATGACAAATATTAGCAGTTTTCTGctgtgtaatgtagctgtttaaAATAATACAGATTGTTTTTctaatttaagaaaaaatcATAATGTCTTGCTACTTACCTCATACAGTTCATTGTTGATGGCTTGACTATGTAGGACATGTCTGTGATTTCCCAACTTCTATGGAAGGGGAAAATCCCTCCAACTATGACATCACCATCCTTGAAGAGTTGTGGGTATACAGGCTCTCCTTGCAGACTACATACAGTCCCATTTGTGCTGGAAAAATTGATGATGGTCATTACAACATGCAAGAGAGTAAAGATAGaatccatccacccattcaaTTACTAAGTAAATATAGTGATTATGTTTGTGCAAGGTCTAATGTTTCAGCTGCTTGGACAGGAAGGATCTGTACTATTTATACAGATAGAAGTTCAAATCCTGTTGGGAACTGTTGGGCTCACAGTCAGAGGAGGTGTGACTTTCAGATATGAGCAGAACTAATTTGAGAGAGGTGGGCCTCAGTgtctcattttcctttttttttcctttgtattgtttattgttttcttatgtATAGATTTGTTAAAAACcttgcattttttctttttcatcgaggttgtttttattattatgtcatACTAACCCCCCACTCCCCACCCCCCCTTTGGAGGAcaactttattttattacattctcTGACTGCCACAGCTTAAACAATGATAACAACTGTAACAATAATCACaacaatgataaataataatagtagataTTAAATGACACAGATCAATAAAAAACTGTGTTGGCCcatatgaacacacacagacacacacacacacacacacacacacaatgtgggatagacagacagagccgTAAATGTTGAAGATGAATCAGAATTAACATGACACATCAAGGTAGGACAGACTACTGCTTTTGTTGTGGAGTAATTGTGGCAGGTAAACATTTAAAGATGCAATATGTtggtgtatgtatttgtgtgtgtgtgtgtgtgtgtgtgtgtgtgtgtgtgtgtgtgcgtgtgtgtgtgtgtgtgtgtgttgccatTTGACTATTTTCTAAAGCTATTGCTCTAGTAGGAGCAATCACTTTGGATAATATTGCTATGTACTAGATTTCCAGCACGTAATATCTATAGAATTGCTGGTCTTCATAGTTCATCGTTGTGGCTATGACAGAATTGAGAAACATGAATGGCTTTTTATTATGTGCTTGAAAAGTAGAAAGTCTGATAAGGAGAATTCCTTGCAGGCTTCTTGTTCTGTTTCTAACCCTGAataatatttttctttggaGTGTCTGATGTCTGCCCCGATGTAGATATATTGTATATCGT is a window of Pygocentrus nattereri isolate fPygNat1 chromosome 7, fPygNat1.pri, whole genome shotgun sequence DNA encoding:
- the LOC108434089 gene encoding extracellular calcium-sensing receptor-like yields the protein MDSIFTLLHVVMTIINFSSTNGTVCSLQGEPVYPQLFKDGDVIVGGIFPFHRSWEITDMSYIVKPSTMNCMSLDFRTFQFSQSLIFAIEEINNSSSLLPGVTLGYRLYDTCSSTAMGVRMAMALVNGNENSTLDEPCTKPAQVQAIIGETQSSVSMAIAKSVGPFSIPLISHYSTCECLSDKKKYPSFLRTVPSDYYQSRALAEMVKQFGWTWVGAIRRDDDYGNSGMAGFTEAAEQLGVCLEYSLPFFRTYSQEKVLRIIQQIKSSTSRVIVAFVTYWDLEILLNVFYEHNITGYQWVGTESWISDSTVARLDKHKILQGAIGLAIPKTTVTGLKDFILDINPLQSAGSDIFTEFWETLFNCKYTVQNDSKDTTVCTGQEKLSETNNAFTDLSLMPIFINVYKAVYAVAHTLHNLLGCTQTCPTKKQPDPLTFLENLKRVHYKTKDGEEVYFDKNGDPVAKYEIINWQAIENDIEFVNVGLYDSSFPAFSRLTVKMASIVWAQKIHQVPVSVCSESCPPGTRKAVQKGKPICCFDCISCAEGEISNMTDSIKCEQCYQDYWSNTHRNECVKKEIEFLSYEETMGILLTAVSIIGTFLTIIIAIIFFRYKNTPIVKANNSELSFLLLFSLALCFLCSLTFIGRPSEWSCVLRHTAFGITFVLCISCVLGKTIVVLMAFRATLPGSNVMKWFGPLQQRLSVVAFTLIQVLICILWLTTSPPFPFKNIKHYKEKIILECQLGSAVGFWAVLGYIGFLALLCFVLAFLARKLPDNFNEAKFITFSMLIFCAVWITFIPAYVSSPGKFTVAVEIFAILASSFGLLFCIFLPKCYIIIVKPENNTKKQIMGKGTVK